The following is a genomic window from bacterium.
CATGGCAGTTGGCTAGAGAGAAGGTGCCGGATCTGGACAAGCGCTTGCTTATGATTCCACCTATTGACCTTGATGTCGTGATCAGATTAGATCAGTCTTTTTCTGGCAAGGGGGGTAATGATGTGTTGACCGTTCCCTAAATTTATTTATGTTTCCAGATTTGTTTTGTCTATTTTCTCAATTATATCATCAATTTTTTGTGCATGTTTTTCGTTTTTTTCTTTATATGAAAGGAATTCTTCTGCAATAAATAAAGCAGCCCAAGTAGTGATTTTAAGAGATGATGCTATATGTGTGTTGTTAGAGATTTCGCTTATTTTATTATTCAGATACTCTTCAATTTTGCGAATATGGGATGAGTCTTTATCAGTCTTAACTTTATATTCTGTGCCAAGTACACTGATTTTTATCTGTTGTTGATCTGACATAAATGATATTTCACATCATATATAAGAAGCTTACTATCTCTTAGTAAATTGAAACTGTTTACGCGCGCCCTTTTGTCCGTATTTCTTTCTTTCTTTCTTTCTCGGATCACGGGTAAGGAATCCTGCTTTCTTTAAAGTATCCTTTAATCCTTCATCAGCCTTTACTAATGCTCTTGATATACCATGACGAACTGCGCCTGCCTGACCAGAGCTTCCTCCGCCTTTAACACTTGCAAAGATATGATATTTTTCAAGAGTATTTGTTTCATGAAATGGCTGGCATATAATTATGCTTAATGTATCATTCCCAAAATAATCCT
Proteins encoded in this region:
- a CDS encoding cell division protein ZapA, which codes for MSDQQQIKISVLGTEYKVKTDKDSSHIRKIEEYLNNKISEISNNTHIASSLKITTWAALFIAEEFLSYKEKNEKHAQKIDDIIEKIDKTNLET
- the rpsI gene encoding 30S ribosomal protein S9 gives rise to the protein MVAKAKQVFYSTGRRKTSVARVRLIPGKGEIIINKKPYKDYFGNDTLSIIICQPFHETNTLEKYHIFASVKGGGSSGQAGAVRHGISRALVKADEGLKDTLKKAGFLTRDPRKKERKKYGQKGARKQFQFTKR